Proteins encoded within one genomic window of uncultured Desulfobacter sp.:
- a CDS encoding dockerin type I repeat-containing protein: protein MVKEKSKFKKSLLALPILIFLMCGSAFAQVSVYAQGAYTDSDLKVYIYADVSSEPIISFGVKLTYDTTEVSINEDEVANCLQRNDDVWYFGDPNGTTYKTQNAGPVVTVDNTTGSRSVVFVGGKLDSTETTQTGVEVGDRILLGIVTFSRVDTGVVPTVSLSLGKDGGYENFVELDGGLLDSAATITGSVEIHERGDANGDGDINVSDLTKLKEIMFGQSPKTCYADCNDDGDVNVSDITCMKPLMF, encoded by the coding sequence ATGGTCAAAGAAAAAAGCAAGTTTAAAAAATCATTGCTGGCATTGCCGATTCTGATTTTTTTAATGTGCGGTTCTGCTTTTGCTCAAGTTTCTGTTTATGCACAAGGAGCATACACGGACTCAGACCTTAAAGTTTACATCTATGCAGATGTTAGCAGTGAGCCGATAATCAGCTTCGGTGTAAAACTAACTTATGACACTACCGAAGTCAGTATAAATGAAGATGAAGTAGCTAACTGCCTGCAGAGGAACGATGACGTCTGGTATTTCGGAGATCCTAACGGCACAACTTATAAAACACAGAACGCAGGCCCTGTGGTCACAGTAGATAACACCACAGGCAGCCGCAGCGTTGTATTCGTAGGCGGTAAATTAGATTCCACGGAAACCACCCAGACCGGTGTTGAGGTCGGAGATAGAATTCTGCTGGGAATCGTTACATTTTCAAGGGTGGATACAGGCGTAGTTCCCACTGTAAGTCTATCGCTTGGCAAAGATGGGGGCTATGAAAATTTTGTTGAATTGGATGGCGGTTTATTAGACTCAGCTGCTACTATCACAGGAAGCGTTGAAATTCATGAGCGTGGTGATGCGAATGGCGATGGGGACATCAACGTTTCAGATTTGACAAAATTAAAAGAGATCATGTTCGGCCAATCGCCAAAAACTTGTTATGCCGATTGTAATGATGACGGTGACGTCAACGTCTCAGATATAACTTGTATGAAACCATTAATGTTTTAA
- the trpA gene encoding tryptophan synthase subunit alpha, whose protein sequence is MTDTKTSTPAPAFLETYIREQRKKKEILLMTHIVMGYPSFDASFEIVRQMVDAGVDLMELQIPFSEPMADGPVILKANQAALDTGATVEQCFEFAQKVSDSFDIPFLFMTYGNILYKYGMDAFASRMSEIGVKGAIVPDLPPEEAGDYLAAMDKYDLSPVFIFSPETSDQRMKMIDTHATGFIYCLARKGVTGKETEFSSDMGTYLARCQKSTRLPTAVGFGVKEKADVDFLVGKTDIAVVGSQTIREVEQKGVDATGPFIRSLTAY, encoded by the coding sequence ATGACTGATACAAAAACTTCGACACCTGCCCCCGCGTTTCTGGAAACCTATATCCGGGAACAGCGCAAGAAAAAAGAGATCCTGCTAATGACCCATATTGTCATGGGCTATCCTTCCTTTGACGCCTCCTTTGAAATTGTCCGGCAGATGGTGGACGCAGGCGTGGACTTAATGGAGCTCCAGATTCCGTTTTCAGAACCCATGGCAGACGGGCCGGTGATTCTCAAGGCCAACCAGGCCGCCCTGGACACTGGTGCCACCGTAGAACAATGTTTTGAGTTTGCCCAGAAAGTATCAGACAGCTTTGACATCCCGTTTCTATTTATGACTTATGGGAACATCCTTTATAAATACGGCATGGATGCCTTTGCATCCCGGATGTCGGAAATTGGAGTAAAAGGCGCCATTGTTCCGGATCTTCCCCCGGAAGAGGCCGGTGATTATCTGGCTGCCATGGATAAATATGATCTGTCCCCGGTGTTTATCTTTTCTCCGGAAACCTCGGACCAGCGCATGAAGATGATCGACACCCATGCCACCGGCTTTATTTACTGTCTGGCCAGAAAAGGGGTGACCGGAAAAGAGACAGAGTTTTCTTCGGACATGGGAACATATCTTGCCCGGTGTCAAAAATCCACTCGCCTGCCCACGGCTGTGGGATTCGGGGTAAAGGAAAAAGCCGACGTTGACTTTTTGGTGGGTAAAACCGATATAGCCGTGGTGGGCTCCCAGACCATCCGGGAGGTGGAGCAAAAAGGGGTGGATGCTACAGGGCCTTTTATCCGAAGCCTGACGGCATACTGA
- the trpB gene encoding tryptophan synthase subunit beta, producing MKHRGYYGSFGGAFLPEILVATFEELDERFRQAKEDKGFWQDYENLMATYSCRPTPLTYAENLTRHFGGAKIYIKREDLNHTGAHKANNVMGQGLLVKKMGKKRVIAETGAGQHGVATATMAAKFGFDCTIYMGEVDVLRQRPNVFWMEQLGATVVPVTDGTRILKDAINEAFRDWVTNMDSTHYVLGTACGPHPFPEMVSWFQSIIGKEARAQIMKAEGRLPSKVFACVGGGSNAMGLFQGFMDDPVELVGVEAGGEGINSGRHASRLCSEDASPGIAQGYKTYFLQNSDGQMKETHSISAGLDYVGVSPILANMRDENKARFEYATDTEVVDALKLTMQLEGIIPALESSHAFAGAFREAGNMSKDDIIIINQSGRGDKDIFTVADAIGDPKWKEFICAKAGEYQND from the coding sequence ATGAAACACCGCGGATATTACGGCTCCTTTGGCGGGGCCTTTTTACCTGAAATCCTTGTGGCCACCTTTGAGGAGCTGGATGAAAGGTTCCGGCAGGCCAAAGAGGACAAAGGGTTCTGGCAGGATTATGAAAACTTGATGGCAACTTACTCCTGCCGTCCCACGCCGCTGACCTATGCTGAAAACCTCACACGGCACTTTGGCGGGGCAAAAATATATATTAAACGCGAAGATTTGAACCACACCGGCGCCCACAAGGCCAACAACGTCATGGGGCAGGGGCTTCTCGTAAAGAAGATGGGGAAAAAACGGGTGATTGCCGAAACCGGGGCAGGGCAGCATGGTGTGGCCACGGCCACCATGGCGGCCAAATTCGGCTTTGACTGCACCATATACATGGGAGAGGTGGATGTGCTGCGCCAGCGGCCCAATGTGTTCTGGATGGAGCAGCTCGGTGCCACCGTGGTGCCGGTCACAGACGGCACCCGGATTTTAAAGGATGCCATCAACGAAGCGTTCAGGGACTGGGTCACCAACATGGACTCCACCCACTATGTCCTGGGAACCGCCTGCGGTCCCCATCCTTTTCCTGAAATGGTTTCCTGGTTCCAGTCCATTATCGGAAAAGAAGCCCGTGCCCAGATTATGAAAGCCGAAGGGCGGCTGCCGTCTAAAGTCTTTGCCTGTGTGGGCGGCGGGTCCAATGCCATGGGGCTTTTCCAGGGGTTCATGGATGATCCGGTTGAGCTTGTAGGCGTTGAAGCCGGAGGCGAAGGCATTAACTCGGGCCGTCACGCATCCCGGCTTTGTTCCGAAGATGCCAGCCCCGGCATTGCCCAGGGGTATAAAACCTATTTTCTGCAGAACAGCGACGGCCAGATGAAAGAGACCCACTCTATCTCTGCAGGCCTTGACTATGTCGGCGTATCCCCCATTCTTGCCAATATGCGGGATGAAAATAAAGCCCGGTTTGAATATGCCACGGACACCGAGGTGGTGGATGCTCTGAAACTGACCATGCAGTTGGAAGGCATTATTCCGGCCTTGGAGTCCTCCCATGCCTTTGCCGGTGCATTCAGGGAGGCCGGCAACATGTCCAAGGATGACATCATTATTATCAACCAGTCCGGCCGTGGGGATAAAGACATCTTCACCGTGGCCGATGCCATCGGCGATCCCAAATGGAAAGAATTTATCTGTGCCAAAGCAGGAGAATATCAAAATGACTGA
- a CDS encoding GntR family transcriptional regulator yields MLNPDSPIPLYHQICEQLQSRIREGVYPPGQMIPSETVLAKSYGVGRPTVRQAMDILVQKGLIQRKRGAGTFVKEPSPQIDLFSLAGTSQAFSTKGVPTQKRVLLPLEKKTVTGDVDNPFHSKPAFVMSRLTVARDEPVLLEDLFLDPDLFAGIEDMELGDKSLSRVVSERFYLTPCDGTQQFQVETLNEQRASILDMPPLDPILVVRRSLNFPKAPGAIYSVLFCRTDRFAFTQTIKNQT; encoded by the coding sequence ATGCTGAATCCAGACTCCCCCATACCCTTGTATCACCAGATTTGTGAACAGCTCCAGTCCCGTATTCGTGAGGGCGTTTATCCACCAGGGCAGATGATTCCGTCTGAAACGGTTCTTGCAAAATCATATGGGGTGGGCCGGCCCACCGTCCGTCAGGCCATGGATATTCTGGTGCAAAAGGGCCTCATCCAGAGAAAGCGGGGGGCCGGAACCTTTGTGAAAGAACCTTCGCCCCAGATTGATCTGTTTTCCCTTGCCGGTACTTCCCAGGCCTTTTCAACCAAGGGCGTTCCCACGCAAAAAAGAGTGCTTTTGCCTTTGGAAAAAAAGACCGTTACAGGTGATGTGGACAATCCGTTTCACAGTAAACCGGCCTTTGTCATGTCCCGCTTGACCGTGGCACGGGATGAACCGGTTTTGCTGGAGGATCTTTTCCTGGATCCGGATCTGTTTGCGGGCATTGAGGATATGGAGCTTGGGGATAAATCCTTGTCCCGGGTGGTGTCCGAGCGGTTTTATCTCACACCTTGTGACGGCACCCAGCAGTTCCAGGTGGAAACGTTGAATGAACAGCGGGCATCCATATTGGACATGCCGCCGTTAGATCCGATTTTGGTGGTCCGGCGGTCGTTAAATTTCCCCAAAGCGCCTGGTGCAATCTATTCGGTGCTGTTCTGTCGCACAGATCGCTTTGCCTTTACCCAAACCATTAAAAACCAGACATAA
- a CDS encoding OFA family MFS transporter produces MTDARSYPNRWRIAIFGTLLQVCLGTVYAWSFFQKPLVSTYGWSNSQVAWTFSTAICCLGLAAAWGGMNLSKIGPRKLAMAGGVLFGIGYLVAALALSLQNLVVLYIGYGFIGGAGLGLGYVTPVATVAKWFPDKKGLVTGMVVMGFGFGALVMSKLIAPILMTRFDHNLVQVFFWIGIVMLVLTLPAGFNLINPPDGFSPTKTTVSGPSTGGPALTGRQCVLSGKFFMMWMVLTCNVSAGIMFIGFQSPMLQALLRDSNAAKYADPAALAAAGATLIAISSVFNGVGRFFWGSLSDKVGRTNAFRLLVGSQIAIFIALIYIKSPWIFGALVCYVLLCYGGGFGAMPAFVLDVFGPVQMPVVYGVILTGWSAGGIIGPQLAAVIRDRFPANPGVYTYACGAILLAIGFAFSLALSDKPFAPRAAAQN; encoded by the coding sequence ATGACTGATGCCCGTAGTTATCCCAACCGCTGGCGAATCGCCATCTTCGGAACCCTGCTGCAGGTCTGTCTGGGCACGGTTTACGCCTGGAGTTTTTTTCAAAAACCCTTGGTCAGTACCTATGGATGGAGCAACAGCCAGGTCGCCTGGACCTTCAGCACAGCCATCTGCTGTCTGGGCCTGGCCGCTGCCTGGGGTGGCATGAACCTGTCAAAAATCGGGCCGCGAAAACTGGCCATGGCCGGTGGTGTTCTGTTCGGTATCGGATATCTGGTCGCGGCCCTGGCCCTTAGTCTGCAGAATCTGGTTGTGCTCTATATCGGTTACGGGTTTATCGGCGGTGCCGGGCTCGGCCTGGGGTACGTGACCCCGGTGGCAACAGTGGCCAAGTGGTTTCCCGACAAAAAGGGGCTTGTCACGGGTATGGTGGTCATGGGATTTGGCTTCGGCGCTTTGGTCATGTCCAAGCTCATTGCGCCCATCCTCATGACTCGCTTTGATCATAACCTTGTGCAGGTTTTTTTCTGGATCGGTATTGTCATGCTGGTGTTGACCCTGCCGGCCGGTTTTAACCTGATCAATCCGCCCGACGGATTTAGCCCCACTAAGACCACAGTATCCGGCCCGAGCACGGGCGGCCCGGCATTAACAGGCAGGCAATGTGTCCTGTCCGGGAAATTCTTCATGATGTGGATGGTGCTGACCTGTAATGTTTCGGCCGGCATCATGTTTATCGGTTTTCAGTCGCCCATGCTGCAGGCGCTGCTCAGAGATTCTAATGCCGCAAAATATGCTGATCCGGCAGCCTTGGCCGCAGCCGGTGCCACGTTGATCGCAATCAGCTCCGTGTTTAATGGTGTGGGACGATTTTTTTGGGGCAGTCTGTCTGACAAAGTTGGCCGGACCAATGCGTTTCGCCTGCTGGTGGGCAGTCAGATCGCCATATTCATCGCCCTTATTTACATTAAATCGCCATGGATCTTCGGCGCCTTGGTTTGTTATGTCCTGCTCTGTTATGGTGGCGGATTCGGTGCCATGCCCGCCTTTGTTCTGGATGTATTCGGTCCGGTTCAAATGCCTGTGGTTTATGGCGTCATCCTCACCGGCTGGTCTGCCGGAGGGATCATCGGCCCTCAGCTGGCCGCCGTTATCCGTGACCGGTTCCCTGCCAACCCCGGTGTCTATACCTACGCCTGTGGTGCGATTCTCTTAGCTATCGGGTTTGCCTTTTCCCTGGCCCTGTCCGACAAGCCCTTTGCGCCTAGGGCTGCGGCACAGAATTGA
- a CDS encoding aldehyde dehydrogenase family protein yields MTEYALVINGEKVVTQETFDVINPATGEVFAVCPKASVAQLDEAVAAARNALPAWSALADEKRVEYLQQIAGVIEKNMPELSRLITLEQGKTQSGPGANFEVGGCMAWTQVTAGLKLEDELIDDNPEDTIELTRKPVGVVGSITPWNWPLMIAVWHIMPALRVGCTVVIKPASYTPLSTVRMVELINDILPPGVLNVVAGSSEIGNAMSAHKGIDKIVFTGSVPVGQTIMQRAAANLKTLTLELGGNDAGIILPGTDIEPLLEPLFWGCFINAGQTCACLKRLFVHEDQYEEICQKFTDYVSKIPVGDGMDEANLIGPLTNAPQFDLIRQYVDDARDKGARVLCGGEPMPGNGYFYPLTLVADVTDDMDLVKEEQFGTALPILKYSTIDEAVARANVVDVGLGGSAWSNDVQKAKAVAQRLEAGTAWVNAHGKLHPMAPFGGVKLSGIGTEFGIEGLKAYTTIQVVSVAKPAQG; encoded by the coding sequence ATGACAGAGTATGCTTTGGTAATAAATGGTGAAAAAGTGGTCACTCAGGAGACCTTTGATGTGATCAATCCGGCAACGGGAGAGGTGTTTGCCGTCTGCCCAAAAGCCAGTGTAGCGCAGCTGGATGAGGCGGTTGCCGCTGCCCGAAACGCCTTGCCTGCCTGGTCTGCACTGGCCGATGAAAAACGGGTGGAATATCTGCAGCAGATTGCAGGGGTGATTGAAAAAAATATGCCCGAACTCTCCCGGCTGATCACCCTGGAACAGGGAAAGACCCAGTCCGGCCCAGGGGCCAATTTTGAAGTGGGGGGCTGTATGGCCTGGACCCAGGTGACGGCAGGGCTGAAACTTGAAGATGAGCTCATTGACGATAACCCGGAAGACACCATTGAACTGACTAGAAAACCCGTAGGCGTTGTCGGCTCCATCACCCCCTGGAACTGGCCGTTGATGATTGCCGTATGGCATATCATGCCGGCCCTGCGTGTGGGCTGCACGGTTGTCATTAAACCTGCATCCTATACACCGCTTTCCACTGTACGCATGGTTGAATTGATTAATGACATATTACCTCCCGGTGTTCTCAATGTTGTGGCTGGCAGCTCCGAGATCGGCAATGCCATGTCCGCCCATAAAGGCATTGATAAGATTGTATTTACCGGCTCCGTTCCGGTGGGTCAGACAATTATGCAGCGGGCCGCCGCTAATTTGAAAACCCTGACCCTTGAACTAGGCGGCAATGATGCCGGTATCATCCTGCCCGGAACCGATATTGAGCCGTTGCTTGAACCCCTGTTCTGGGGCTGTTTTATTAACGCGGGCCAGACCTGTGCCTGTCTTAAGCGCCTTTTTGTCCATGAGGACCAATATGAAGAAATTTGCCAAAAATTTACCGATTATGTGAGTAAAATCCCCGTGGGTGACGGCATGGATGAGGCCAATTTGATCGGTCCCCTGACCAATGCCCCCCAGTTTGATCTCATCAGGCAATATGTGGATGATGCCAGGGATAAAGGGGCTCGCGTGCTGTGTGGCGGGGAACCCATGCCGGGCAATGGCTATTTTTATCCGTTGACCCTAGTGGCTGATGTCACCGATGATATGGATCTGGTCAAGGAAGAGCAGTTCGGTACGGCGCTGCCCATCCTTAAATATTCTACCATTGATGAGGCCGTTGCCCGGGCCAACGTCGTGGATGTCGGTTTAGGCGGCTCTGCCTGGAGCAATGACGTCCAGAAGGCAAAAGCGGTTGCCCAGCGCCTGGAGGCTGGCACCGCATGGGTCAACGCCCATGGCAAATTACACCCCATGGCCCCCTTCGGCGGTGTCAAGCTTTCCGGTATCGGTACCGAGTTCGGCATAGAAGGTTTGAAGGCCTACACCACCATTCAGGTCGTCAGTGTGGCTAAACCGGCCCAGGGATAG
- the mftF gene encoding mycofactocin biosynthesis glycosyltransferase MftF (Members of this protein family, MftF, are glycosyltransferases, members of PF00535 (glycosyl transferase family 2). The encoding gene is found as part of the mycofactocin cassette, in Mycobacterium tuberculosis, many other Actinobacteria, and occasional members of other lineages. Mycofactocin itself, a putative redox carrier, is a heavily modified derivative of the C-terminal Val-Tyr dipeptide of the mycofactocin precursor MftA (TIGR03969).): MMTYRFPSQVELIEQTDGAILLKTIPLSVLRVNRACATLLKAMRDGGPVANVAQNTALFDQLAARGFLEQVQTVPESPQKYPFVSVIIPVRDREKELGRCLESLSALHYPLERLEVIVVDDGSKDNSAWYAKKWGAKVISSGANGAGPAAARNRGAAVANGEILAFIDSDCTASKEWFQQLVPLFDDATLAAVGGKVAGISKESDLDLYEDVMSSLCMGAHPRLAGKGADTFYLPSCNLLVKKDAFLDLNGFAPTMQVGEDVDLCWRLRDKGWRIAYMPAGAVFHKHRNQLWSFMSRRFFYGTSEEKLQRLHPKRKKQMVVPPLLAGLLFVFLTIPWTGGLGVLIAGIMAVMDSQLLKEKTQKMGVNLRLFQLLRARLRTMVSLLYSLSFHLVRYYSILMIVLGILQPLFIPVLLLMLGCAAMVDFSVKKVQLPFISFFFFYILEQLSYGLGVFWGCVKGMNFRSYVVVLRRHIDG, encoded by the coding sequence ATGATGACCTATCGTTTTCCATCCCAGGTTGAGTTGATCGAACAGACCGATGGGGCCATTCTTTTAAAAACAATCCCTCTTAGTGTTTTGCGGGTTAACCGAGCGTGTGCAACTTTGCTCAAAGCGATGCGGGACGGCGGTCCTGTGGCAAATGTTGCACAGAATACGGCCCTTTTTGACCAACTGGCAGCCCGGGGGTTTTTAGAACAGGTCCAAACGGTACCCGAATCGCCGCAAAAATATCCGTTTGTCAGTGTTATCATACCCGTAAGGGACAGGGAAAAAGAGCTTGGACGCTGTCTGGAATCGTTATCCGCACTGCACTACCCCCTAGAACGATTGGAAGTGATCGTCGTGGATGACGGCAGTAAAGATAACAGTGCCTGGTATGCAAAGAAATGGGGTGCCAAGGTTATTTCCTCCGGTGCAAACGGGGCAGGTCCGGCGGCTGCCAGAAACCGGGGCGCGGCTGTGGCCAATGGTGAAATCCTCGCGTTCATTGATTCCGACTGCACAGCCTCTAAAGAATGGTTTCAACAACTTGTTCCTCTTTTTGATGACGCAACACTTGCTGCCGTGGGCGGTAAAGTGGCCGGAATCTCAAAAGAATCCGACCTTGACCTGTATGAGGATGTGATGTCCAGTCTTTGCATGGGGGCGCACCCCCGTTTGGCGGGAAAAGGGGCGGACACCTTTTATCTTCCCAGCTGCAACCTGTTGGTGAAAAAAGATGCCTTCCTGGATCTGAACGGATTTGCACCGACAATGCAGGTGGGAGAGGATGTGGATTTGTGCTGGCGGTTGCGGGATAAGGGGTGGCGCATCGCGTATATGCCTGCAGGCGCCGTTTTTCACAAACATAGAAATCAACTATGGTCTTTTATGTCCCGGCGTTTTTTTTACGGCACATCAGAGGAGAAGCTGCAACGTCTGCACCCCAAACGAAAAAAGCAGATGGTGGTGCCGCCCTTGCTCGCAGGGTTGTTGTTTGTATTTTTGACGATCCCCTGGACCGGTGGCCTTGGTGTGCTGATAGCCGGTATCATGGCCGTTATGGACAGCCAGCTGCTTAAAGAGAAAACTCAAAAAATGGGAGTGAATCTACGCCTTTTTCAGCTGCTGCGGGCACGGCTGCGAACCATGGTGAGCCTGTTGTATTCTCTTAGTTTTCATCTGGTAAGATATTATTCAATTTTGATGATTGTTCTTGGAATTTTACAGCCGCTCTTTATTCCGGTGCTGCTGCTCATGCTTGGCTGTGCGGCCATGGTTGATTTCAGTGTAAAAAAAGTGCAGCTTCCCTTTATCTCTTTCTTTTTCTTTTATATCCTGGAGCAACTGTCCTATGGTCTGGGCGTGTTCTGGGGCTGTGTGAAGGGGATGAATTTTCGCAGTTATGTTGTGGTGCTGCGTCGTCATATCGATGGGTGA
- a CDS encoding 4Fe-4S dicluster domain-containing protein — protein MNIDEILDYTSFTIDREPHIIVDQTVCATCTNRVCTTACPAGCYSWSQSDQRLSFVYDGCLECGTCYIVCEKKAFTRWRYPRGGFGVSYRMT, from the coding sequence ATGAATATAGATGAGATTTTAGATTATACCAGCTTCACCATTGATCGCGAACCCCATATCATCGTCGATCAAACCGTGTGTGCAACCTGCACCAACCGTGTCTGTACCACGGCCTGTCCTGCGGGATGCTACAGCTGGTCCCAAAGCGATCAACGGCTTAGTTTTGTCTATGATGGCTGTCTGGAATGCGGGACGTGTTACATTGTATGTGAAAAAAAAGCCTTTACCCGCTGGCGTTATCCCCGGGGTGGTTTTGGTGTATCCTACAGAATGACCTGA
- a CDS encoding FAD-dependent oxidoreductase has protein sequence MTRSFQAIVVGAGPAGSSAALAMARGGLDVALLERGNFPGEKNMFGGLLHRMTSLEAYIPEYWRKAPIERHVNKKNLTFMNADSMVNLQLESGNFDRAPYNGYTVLRPKFDNWLARQAVKAGATLITRAMVDDVIVEQGQVKGVTVLGRTGTLCAPVVIAADGVLSFIAAKAGLRAPAFKPDQMAVGVKALYDLPKQVIDDRFGLIRNQGVANEFVGCTAGVRGGGCLYTNYDSVSIGLVAHIGSLQKSKKTPCDLLNEFTAHPHMKKLLRGGRLMEYSAHAIPEGGYGMVPQLVGNGILVAGDAAAFCNVTGLHLEGVNLASHSGLLAAQTVIEAHKTQDFSTQGLQGYTTLLDNSFVMKDLKKFKRAPGMLHNDRIFNAYPDLACRLMEDAYRIDGTPKKGVAKLALDTVKKTIGVKNIARDIFSAWRAL, from the coding sequence ATGACACGTTCATTCCAAGCCATTGTGGTTGGGGCCGGCCCTGCCGGTTCTTCGGCAGCCCTGGCTATGGCCCGGGGCGGACTTGATGTCGCGCTTCTGGAGCGAGGCAATTTCCCAGGGGAAAAAAATATGTTCGGCGGTCTGCTGCATCGCATGACTTCCCTTGAAGCGTATATCCCCGAGTACTGGCGCAAGGCCCCCATCGAACGCCATGTGAACAAAAAGAACCTTACCTTCATGAATGCCGATTCCATGGTAAACCTACAATTGGAATCGGGCAATTTTGACAGGGCACCATATAATGGATACACTGTTTTGCGGCCTAAGTTTGACAATTGGCTGGCCCGGCAGGCGGTGAAAGCCGGTGCAACCCTTATTACCAGGGCCATGGTGGATGACGTAATCGTTGAGCAGGGCCAGGTGAAAGGCGTAACCGTGCTGGGACGGACAGGCACGCTTTGTGCTCCGGTCGTCATTGCCGCAGACGGAGTCCTCTCATTTATCGCTGCAAAAGCCGGACTCAGGGCTCCCGCCTTTAAGCCCGATCAGATGGCCGTGGGCGTAAAAGCGCTGTACGATCTGCCTAAGCAGGTCATTGATGACCGGTTCGGGCTCATCCGCAACCAGGGCGTTGCCAATGAGTTTGTGGGCTGCACGGCCGGTGTGAGAGGCGGCGGATGCCTTTACACCAATTATGATTCCGTTTCCATAGGACTTGTTGCCCATATCGGCAGCCTGCAGAAAAGCAAGAAAACGCCTTGTGACCTTTTAAATGAGTTTACGGCCCATCCGCATATGAAGAAATTGCTCCGGGGCGGAAGGCTCATGGAATATTCCGCCCACGCCATTCCCGAAGGCGGTTATGGGATGGTGCCCCAACTTGTGGGCAACGGTATTCTTGTTGCCGGGGATGCGGCGGCCTTTTGTAATGTGACCGGCCTGCATTTAGAGGGGGTCAACCTTGCCTCCCATTCAGGACTCCTGGCGGCACAAACGGTCATAGAGGCCCACAAGACCCAGGATTTCAGCACGCAGGGGTTGCAAGGCTATACAACTCTGCTTGACAACAGTTTTGTGATGAAGGATTTAAAGAAATTTAAACGCGCCCCCGGAATGCTTCATAATGACCGAATTTTTAATGCGTATCCGGATCTGGCCTGCCGGCTTATGGAAGATGCCTATCGCATTGACGGCACGCCCAAAAAAGGCGTGGCCAAGCTTGCCCTTGATACCGTTAAGAAGACAATCGGTGTAAAAAATATTGCCCGGGATATTTTTTCAGCCTGGAGAGCCCTATGA
- a CDS encoding electron transfer flavoprotein subunit alpha/FixB family protein, translating into MEANELFFVTELPAGCPDRMGQGLLSYGARLSKMLDISWRSLVFSDLDQDAQQMFTDYGVPEVTILKDAEQYLDTPQILGTVLAGFVVEQKGGIIAFAHNDLGCTLAPLLAAHLDAALVTEVNAVSCSDQGLHLSRRVMGRRIDETRIWNQLGFLVITVPVSALSPVSLPTDAKASLRINEYIPPAETELIESAPNSSVIVERIPSDPQTVDLTDAEVIFCAGKGCNNADFEKLRELCRLLGTSLGVTRPVYDLGWADFDRMVGQTGRYVKPRLYVTFGVSGSMHHVGGIQDAQQIVAINSDAKAPIFPNADQGFVADVQEILPRLLEKVRTGTGGNK; encoded by the coding sequence ATGGAGGCCAATGAGCTGTTTTTTGTGACGGAACTGCCCGCAGGATGCCCTGACAGGATGGGGCAGGGGCTTTTGTCGTATGGTGCGCGTCTGTCGAAAATGCTTGATATCTCCTGGCGTTCGCTTGTTTTTTCTGATCTTGACCAGGACGCTCAACAGATGTTTACCGACTATGGTGTGCCTGAAGTGACTATACTTAAAGATGCTGAACAGTATCTTGATACCCCACAGATATTGGGTACAGTGCTTGCCGGATTTGTCGTAGAACAAAAGGGCGGCATCATCGCCTTTGCCCACAACGATCTGGGGTGTACCCTGGCACCATTGCTGGCCGCGCATCTGGATGCGGCACTGGTCACCGAGGTCAATGCCGTTAGTTGCAGTGATCAGGGCCTTCACCTGAGCCGCCGGGTAATGGGCCGGCGCATTGACGAAACACGGATCTGGAACCAACTCGGATTTTTGGTCATCACCGTTCCCGTCAGCGCTTTAAGCCCGGTCAGCCTTCCCACAGACGCCAAGGCTTCTTTACGAATAAATGAGTACATTCCTCCGGCTGAAACGGAACTTATTGAATCAGCCCCAAATAGTTCCGTCATTGTGGAAAGAATCCCGTCGGACCCCCAGACCGTTGATCTGACTGACGCCGAGGTGATTTTTTGTGCCGGTAAAGGGTGTAATAACGCCGATTTTGAAAAGCTCCGCGAGTTGTGCCGGTTGCTTGGCACATCACTTGGGGTGACCCGACCGGTTTATGATCTGGGCTGGGCAGACTTTGACAGGATGGTGGGTCAGACCGGCAGGTATGTTAAGCCAAGGCTTTACGTCACATTTGGGGTTTCCGGATCCATGCATCATGTGGGTGGCATTCAGGACGCACAGCAGATTGTGGCAATCAACAGCGATGCCAAAGCACCTATCTTTCCCAATGCGGATCAGGGGTTTGTTGCCGATGTGCAGGAAATTTTACCACGATTGCTTGAAAAGGTGCGCACAGGTACAGGGGGAAATAAATGA